One genomic segment of Acinetobacter oleivorans DR1 includes these proteins:
- a CDS encoding SDR family NAD(P)-dependent oxidoreductase produces MAKLDTLQNKVVWITGASSGLGKALAGELALQGAEVILTSRRFEELEEVRVGLLNADRHVSVVADITDEKQVNEAYKQILKAKGRIDWLINNAGLSQRALIKDTTMATERAIMEVDYFSQVALTKTVLPTMLKQKSGRVVFVSSVAGLLGTQYRASYSAAKAAIHMWANSLRAEVSDQGVEVSVIFPGFVKTNVSFNALNGAGQPQGHQDEAIENGLEADVFAEQSVKALMQGQEYIVVGGAKEKLGVMVSRMSPKLLYKMIRKTKVK; encoded by the coding sequence AATAAAGTGGTATGGATTACGGGAGCATCTTCTGGTCTGGGTAAGGCCTTAGCCGGTGAGTTGGCTTTGCAAGGGGCCGAAGTGATTTTGACCTCGCGTCGTTTTGAAGAATTAGAAGAAGTTCGGGTTGGCTTATTAAACGCTGACCGTCATGTGTCAGTGGTTGCCGATATTACTGATGAAAAACAAGTAAACGAAGCTTATAAGCAGATTTTAAAAGCGAAAGGGCGAATTGACTGGCTCATCAATAATGCAGGTTTAAGCCAACGTGCTTTAATTAAAGATACGACAATGGCAACCGAACGGGCCATTATGGAAGTCGACTATTTCTCTCAAGTGGCATTAACCAAAACTGTGCTGCCGACCATGCTAAAACAAAAGTCTGGCCGAGTTGTATTTGTGTCGAGTGTAGCGGGTTTATTAGGGACTCAGTACCGTGCAAGCTACTCTGCTGCTAAAGCGGCAATTCACATGTGGGCAAATAGTTTACGTGCTGAAGTCTCCGATCAAGGTGTTGAGGTTTCAGTTATTTTCCCAGGCTTTGTAAAAACTAACGTTTCTTTCAATGCGCTAAATGGTGCTGGGCAACCTCAAGGTCATCAAGATGAGGCTATCGAGAATGGTTTAGAGGCAGATGTATTTGCAGAGCAATCCGTAAAAGCATTAATGCAGGGTCAAGAATATATTGTTGTTGGTGGAGCTAAAGAAAAACTGGGTGTGATGGTTTCTCGGATGTCACCAAAACTTCTTTATAAAATGATTCGGAAAACAAAAGTAAAATAA
- a CDS encoding nuclear transport factor 2 family protein — protein MEHDYHRILDVITRFQLVFDQKNWDAFDELLADQLEVDYFQFRGEPLCVVSCHEYKGSRQQALSHLRLQHNLSNPLIRIEQDQAWLECNYQIYRFSENDYFHSFGRYYFTLAKQQESWKITGICQHLTKNIGNPRIHFSAMGQC, from the coding sequence ATGGAGCATGATTATCACCGTATTTTAGACGTCATTACGCGTTTTCAATTGGTCTTTGACCAGAAAAATTGGGATGCTTTTGATGAGTTATTGGCAGATCAACTTGAGGTGGACTATTTCCAGTTTAGGGGAGAGCCTTTATGTGTCGTGTCTTGTCATGAATATAAAGGTTCTCGGCAACAAGCTTTATCGCATTTACGGCTACAGCATAACTTAAGTAACCCACTTATCCGTATTGAACAAGATCAAGCATGGTTAGAATGTAATTATCAAATTTATCGTTTTTCGGAAAATGATTATTTTCATTCATTTGGTCGTTATTATTTTACTTTGGCAAAACAACAAGAGAGTTGGAAAATTACCGGAATTTGCCAACACTTGACTAAAAATATTGGCAATCCGCGCATTCATTTTTCTGCTATGGGGCAGTGCTAG
- a CDS encoding YbjQ family protein, whose product MDNLIFQLVIFLILFSIGWGFGRHIEQKHLKELQEKEQQFAHIRIDTNRFATSDQLGHLISSNVVISHDYFKYVLASIKNVLGGRLTSYESVVERARREAIVRLKQQAHTAGANHIMGVRLSTTELGMQGGMVEVFAYGTAVKD is encoded by the coding sequence ATGGACAATCTTATTTTTCAGCTTGTTATTTTTCTGATTCTTTTCAGTATTGGTTGGGGTTTTGGCCGCCATATTGAACAAAAACATTTGAAAGAACTTCAAGAAAAAGAACAGCAATTTGCCCATATCAGAATTGATACCAATCGTTTTGCAACGAGTGATCAGCTAGGTCATTTGATTAGTAGTAATGTCGTGATTTCTCATGACTACTTTAAATACGTATTGGCATCCATTAAGAATGTTTTGGGCGGAAGACTCACCAGTTATGAGAGTGTAGTTGAGCGTGCTCGCCGTGAAGCTATTGTTCGCTTAAAACAACAAGCCCATACCGCAGGAGCTAACCATATTATGGGAGTTCGGCTGAGTACAACCGAACTTGGTATGCAGGGAGGAATGGTCGAAGTATTTGCATACGGTACAGCAGTAAAAGACTAG
- a CDS encoding YbjQ family protein, which produces MLLSNLESVPGHQIVKQLDVVYGSTVRSKHVGRDLMASLKNIVGGELTGYTELLEESRQEAMDRMIAKAQQLGANAIVGIRFSTSNIAQGASELFVYGTAVVVQPQAPHLPDPFSA; this is translated from the coding sequence ATGTTACTGAGTAATTTAGAAAGTGTTCCGGGCCACCAGATTGTAAAGCAACTTGATGTTGTTTATGGAAGTACCGTCCGTAGTAAGCATGTTGGCCGTGATTTGATGGCAAGTTTAAAAAATATTGTAGGTGGTGAACTTACAGGCTATACCGAATTATTAGAAGAATCCCGCCAAGAAGCCATGGATCGCATGATTGCCAAAGCTCAGCAACTTGGTGCGAATGCAATTGTTGGTATTCGGTTTTCAACTTCAAATATTGCTCAAGGTGCTTCTGAATTATTCGTATATGGTACGGCTGTGGTTGTTCAACCTCAAGCGCCCCATCTACCAGATCCATTTAGTGCATAG
- the adeK gene encoding multidrug efflux RND transporter outer membrane channel subunit AdeK, whose amino-acid sequence MQKVWSISGRSIAVSALALALSACQSMRGPEPVVKTDIPESYAYNSASGTSIAEQGYKQFFSDPRLLGVIDLALANNRDLRTATLNIERAQQQYRITQNNQLPTIGASGSAIRQVSQSRDPNNPYSTYQVGLGVTAYELDFWGRVRSLKDAALDSYLSTQSARDSTQISLISQVAQAWLNYSFATANLRLAEQTLKAQQDSYNLNKKRFDVGIDSEVPLRQAQISVETARNDVANYKTQIAQAQNLLNLLVGQSVPQNLLPNQPVKRITQQNVYTAGLPSDLLNNRPDVKAAEYNLSAAGANIGAAKARLFPTISLTGSAGYASTDLSDLFKSGGFVWSIGPSLDLPIFDWGTRKANVKISETDQKIALSDYEKSVQSAFREVNDALATRANIGERLTAQQRLVEATNRNYTLSNARFRAGIDSYLTVLDAQRSSYSAEQGLLLLQQANLNNQIELYKTLGGGLKANTSDTVVNQPSSAELKKQ is encoded by the coding sequence ATGCAAAAAGTATGGTCTATTTCAGGTCGTAGCATTGCGGTATCTGCACTTGCGCTTGCTTTGTCAGCTTGTCAAAGCATGCGCGGCCCAGAACCAGTCGTGAAAACCGATATTCCAGAAAGCTATGCATATAACAGCGCTTCTGGTACGTCTATTGCTGAACAGGGTTACAAACAGTTCTTTAGCGATCCTCGTTTGCTCGGAGTGATTGATTTGGCGCTTGCCAACAACCGCGACTTACGTACAGCAACGCTCAATATTGAACGTGCCCAACAGCAATATCGAATTACGCAAAACAACCAGCTTCCAACAATCGGAGCAAGTGGTAGTGCAATTCGTCAGGTTTCTCAAAGCCGTGATCCGAATAACCCCTACTCTACTTATCAAGTAGGTTTGGGTGTAACTGCCTATGAACTCGATTTTTGGGGCCGTGTACGTAGCTTAAAAGATGCTGCACTAGATAGTTATCTTTCAACGCAAAGTGCACGTGATTCGACTCAAATCAGTCTGATCAGCCAAGTTGCTCAAGCATGGTTAAACTATTCTTTCGCAACTGCGAATTTAAGACTTGCAGAGCAAACGCTTAAAGCACAACAAGACTCTTACAATCTCAACAAAAAACGTTTTGATGTGGGCATCGACAGTGAAGTTCCACTACGTCAAGCACAGATTTCTGTAGAAACTGCGCGTAATGATGTAGCGAACTACAAAACACAGATTGCTCAAGCACAAAACTTGTTGAACTTGTTAGTGGGCCAATCGGTTCCACAAAACTTGTTGCCAAACCAACCTGTAAAACGCATTACTCAACAAAATGTATATACAGCTGGTTTACCGAGTGACTTGCTTAACAACCGTCCAGATGTAAAAGCTGCTGAATATAACTTAAGCGCTGCTGGTGCGAATATTGGTGCTGCAAAAGCACGTTTATTCCCAACAATTAGCTTAACGGGTTCTGCTGGTTATGCATCAACTGACTTAAGTGATCTATTTAAGTCTGGTGGTTTTGTTTGGTCAATTGGTCCAAGCTTAGACTTACCAATCTTTGACTGGGGTACACGTAAAGCCAATGTGAAAATTTCTGAAACCGATCAGAAAATTGCATTGTCTGATTATGAAAAATCAGTTCAGTCTGCGTTCCGCGAAGTTAATGATGCGCTTGCAACTCGTGCCAATATTGGTGAGCGTTTAACAGCTCAACAACGTCTAGTAGAAGCAACTAACCGCAACTACACACTGTCAAATGCCCGCTTCCGTGCTGGTATTGACAGTTACTTGACAGTTCTTGATGCACAGCGTTCATCTTATTCAGCAGAACAAGGTTTATTGTTGCTTCAACAAGCTAACTTAAATAACCAAATCGAGTTATATAAAACTCTAGGCGGTGGTTTAAAAGCAAATACTTCAGATACAGTGGTTAATCAACCATCAAGTGCTGAACTTAAAAAGCAATAA
- the adeJ gene encoding multidrug efflux RND transporter permease subunit AdeJ, translated as MAQFFIHRPIFAWVIALVIMLAGILTLTKMPIAQYPTIAPPTVTIAATYPGASAETVENTVTQIIEQQMNGLDGLRYISSNSAGNGQASIQLNFEQGIDPDIAQVQVQNKLQSATALLPEDVQRQGVTVTKSGASFLQVIAFYSPDNTLSDSDIKDYVNSSIKEPLSRVAGVGEVQVFGGSYAMRIWLDPAKLTNYQLTPSDIATALQAQNSQVAVGQLGGAPAVQGQVLNATVNAQSLLQTPEQFKNIFLKNTASGAEVRLKDVARVELGSDNYQFDSKFNGKPAGGLAIKIATGANALDTADAVEHRLAELRKNYPTGLADKLAYDTTPFIRLSIESVVHTLIEAVILVFIVMFLFLQNWRATIIPTLAVPVVVLGTFAVINIFGFSINTLTMFAMVLAIGLLVDDAIVVVENVERVMSEEHTDPVTATSRSMQQISGALIGITSVLTAVFVPMAFFGGTTGVIYRQFSITLVTAMVLSLIVALTFTPALCATILKQHDPNKEPSNNIFARFFRGFNNGFDRMSHSYQNGVSRMLKGKIFSGVLYAVVIGLLVFLFQKLPSSFLPEEDQGVVMTLVQLPPNATLDRTGKVIDTMTNFFMNEKDTVESIFTVSGFSFTGVGQNAGIGFVKLKDWSERTSPESQIGALIQRGMALNMIVKDASYIMPLQLPAMPELGVTAGFNLQLKDSSGQGHEKLIAARNTILGLASQDKRLVGVRPNGQEDTPQYQINVDQAQAGAMGVSIADINNTMRIAWGGSYINDFVDRGRVKKVYVQGDSDSRMMPEDLNKWYVRNSKGEMVPFSAFATGKWTYGSPRLERYNGVSSVNIQGTPAPGVSSGDSMKAMEEIIAKLPSMGLQGFDYEWTGLSLEERESGAQAPFLYALSLLIVFLCLAALYESWSIPFSVLLVVPLGIIGAIVLTYLGMIIKGDPNLSNNIYFQVAMIAVIGLSAKNAILIVEFAKELQEKGEDLLEATLHASKMRLRPIIMTTLAFGFGVLPLALSTGAGAGSQHSVGFGVLGGVLSATFLGIFFIPVFYVWIRSIFKYKPKTINTQEHKS; from the coding sequence ATGGCACAATTTTTTATTCATCGCCCCATTTTTGCGTGGGTGATTGCATTAGTCATTATGTTGGCGGGTATTCTCACGCTAACTAAAATGCCTATTGCACAGTATCCGACGATTGCACCACCGACAGTTACAATTGCTGCAACTTATCCTGGTGCATCGGCTGAGACTGTTGAAAATACTGTAACCCAGATCATTGAACAACAAATGAATGGTCTAGATGGTTTACGTTATATTTCATCTAACAGTGCGGGTAACGGTCAAGCTTCTATTCAATTAAACTTTGAACAAGGTATTGATCCGGATATTGCACAGGTTCAGGTTCAAAACAAACTACAATCTGCAACTGCTCTTTTGCCTGAAGACGTTCAACGCCAAGGTGTGACGGTTACTAAATCTGGTGCAAGCTTCTTGCAAGTTATTGCATTCTATTCACCAGACAATACCCTGTCAGACTCAGACATTAAAGATTACGTAAACTCGTCAATTAAAGAACCACTTAGCCGTGTTGCTGGTGTTGGTGAGGTACAAGTCTTTGGTGGTTCATACGCAATGCGTATCTGGCTCGACCCTGCAAAACTTACCAACTATCAGTTAACACCAAGTGATATTGCGACTGCTTTACAAGCGCAAAACTCACAAGTTGCTGTAGGTCAGTTAGGTGGTGCACCAGCGGTTCAAGGTCAAGTGCTTAACGCAACAGTAAATGCGCAAAGCTTGTTACAAACACCTGAACAATTTAAAAATATCTTCTTAAAGAACACAGCATCAGGTGCTGAAGTTCGTTTAAAAGATGTTGCACGTGTAGAGTTAGGTTCTGATAACTACCAGTTCGATTCGAAGTTTAATGGTAAACCTGCTGGCGGTCTCGCAATTAAAATTGCAACTGGTGCGAACGCACTTGACACCGCTGACGCTGTTGAACACCGTTTAGCAGAATTACGTAAGAACTATCCAACAGGCCTTGCAGATAAACTGGCTTATGACACTACTCCATTTATTCGTCTTTCAATTGAAAGTGTTGTACACACATTAATTGAAGCGGTAATTTTAGTGTTCATTGTTATGTTCTTGTTCTTGCAGAACTGGCGTGCAACGATTATTCCAACACTTGCTGTACCTGTTGTTGTATTAGGTACATTTGCTGTTATTAATATCTTTGGTTTCTCAATTAACACCTTAACCATGTTCGCTATGGTATTGGCAATTGGTCTTCTGGTCGATGACGCCATTGTTGTAGTGGAAAACGTTGAGCGTGTGATGAGTGAAGAGCATACCGATCCGGTCACGGCAACTTCACGATCAATGCAACAGATTTCTGGTGCGTTAATTGGTATCACAAGCGTATTGACAGCGGTATTCGTACCAATGGCATTCTTTGGTGGTACAACAGGTGTAATTTACCGTCAATTCTCGATTACCCTTGTAACAGCAATGGTTCTATCGTTAATTGTAGCGTTAACTTTCACCCCTGCACTTTGTGCAACCATTTTAAAACAGCATGATCCTAACAAAGAACCAAGCAATAATATTTTTGCTCGTTTCTTCAGAGGATTTAACAACGGTTTTGACCGCATGTCGCATAGCTACCAAAATGGTGTTAGCCGCATGCTTAAAGGCAAAATCTTCTCTGGCGTACTTTACGCTGTAGTGATTGGCCTACTAGTGTTCTTGTTCCAAAAACTCCCATCTTCATTCTTACCAGAAGAAGATCAGGGTGTGGTCATGACACTTGTTCAATTACCACCAAACGCAACGCTTGACCGTACAGGTAAAGTGATTGACACCATGACAAACTTCTTCATGAATGAAAAAGATACTGTGGAATCTATTTTCACCGTTTCGGGCTTCTCATTCACGGGTGTTGGTCAAAATGCTGGTATTGGCTTCGTTAAGTTGAAAGACTGGAGTGAACGTACTTCACCAGAATCTCAAATCGGTGCGTTAATTCAGCGCGGTATGGCATTAAATATGATCGTCAAAGACGCATCTTACATTATGCCATTACAGCTTCCTGCAATGCCTGAACTCGGTGTAACAGCTGGATTTAACTTGCAACTTAAAGATTCAAGTGGTCAAGGTCATGAGAAACTTATTGCAGCACGTAATACGATCTTAGGTTTGGCTTCACAAGATAAACGTCTTGTAGGGGTACGTCCTAATGGTCAAGAAGATACACCTCAGTATCAAATTAACGTAGATCAGGCTCAAGCTGGTGCTATGGGCGTTAGCATTGCTGACATTAACAACACTATGCGTATTGCATGGGGTGGCTCATACATTAACGACTTCGTTGACCGTGGTCGTGTGAAAAAAGTTTATGTTCAAGGTGATTCGGATAGCCGTATGATGCCTGAAGACTTAAACAAGTGGTATGTACGTAATAGCAAAGGCGAAATGGTACCGTTCTCTGCATTTGCTACAGGCAAATGGACATATGGTTCTCCTCGTCTTGAACGTTATAACGGCGTATCATCGGTTAACATTCAAGGTACACCTGCACCTGGCGTGAGCTCTGGTGACTCTATGAAAGCCATGGAAGAAATTATTGCTAAGTTACCATCTATGGGCTTACAAGGTTTCGACTATGAATGGACAGGTTTATCACTTGAAGAACGTGAGTCTGGTGCTCAAGCTCCATTCTTATATGCGCTTTCATTGTTAATCGTTTTCCTTTGCTTAGCTGCATTATATGAAAGCTGGTCTATTCCGTTCTCGGTTTTACTTGTAGTACCACTTGGTATTATTGGTGCAATCGTATTGACTTACTTGGGTATGATTATTAAAGGAGATCCAAATCTCTCAAATAACATTTACTTCCAAGTAGCAATGATCGCGGTCATTGGTCTTTCTGCAAAAAATGCGATCTTGATTGTTGAGTTCGCAAAAGAGTTGCAGGAAAAAGGTGAAGACCTACTTGAGGCAACTTTACATGCTTCAAAAATGCGTTTACGTCCAATTATCATGACTACCCTTGCCTTCGGTTTCGGTGTACTTCCACTTGCCCTTTCAACAGGTGCTGGTGCAGGAAGTCAGCACTCAGTCGGTTTCGGTGTACTCGGTGGCGTACTCAGTGCAACGTTCTTAGGTATCTTCTTTATCCCTGTATTCTATGTGTGGATTCGTAGTATCTTTAAGTACAAACCAAAAACCATAAACACTCAGGAGCATAAATCGTGA
- the adeI gene encoding multidrug efflux RND transporter periplasmic adaptor subunit AdeI, with amino-acid sequence MMSAKLWAPALTACALATSIALVGCGKGSDEKQQAAAAQKMPPAEVGVIVAQPQSVEQSVELSGRTSAYQISEVRPQTSGVILKRLFAEGSYVREGQALYELDSRTNRATLENAKASLLQQQANLASLRTKLNRYKQLVSSNAVSKQEYDDLLGQVNVAEAQVSAAKAQVTNANVDLGYSTIRSPISGQSGRSSVTAGALVTANQTDPLVTIQQLDPIYVDINQSSAELLRLRQQLSKGSLNNSNNTKVKLKLEDGSTYPIEGQLAFSDASVNQDTGTITLRAVFSNPNHLLLPGMYTTAQIVQGVVPNAYLIPQAAITRLPTGQAVAMLVNAKGAVESRPVETSGVQGQNWIVTNGLKAGEKVIVDGVAKVKEGQEVSAKPYQAQPANPQGAAPNATKPAQSGKPQAEQKASNA; translated from the coding sequence ATGATGTCGGCTAAGCTTTGGGCTCCTGCCCTTACTGCTTGCGCATTAGCAACAAGTATCGCACTTGTTGGTTGTGGCAAAGGCTCCGATGAGAAACAGCAAGCTGCTGCTGCTCAGAAAATGCCGCCTGCTGAGGTAGGTGTTATTGTTGCTCAACCACAAAGTGTTGAACAAAGCGTTGAGCTTTCTGGCCGTACTTCAGCATATCAAATTTCTGAAGTTCGTCCTCAAACAAGTGGTGTAATTTTAAAACGCTTGTTTGCTGAAGGAAGTTATGTACGTGAAGGTCAGGCTCTTTATGAACTGGACTCTCGAACAAACCGTGCAACGCTTGAAAATGCAAAAGCATCTCTTTTACAACAACAGGCAAATCTAGCTTCACTACGTACCAAGCTAAACCGTTATAAGCAACTTGTTTCGAGTAATGCTGTATCTAAACAAGAATATGACGACTTACTTGGTCAGGTTAATGTTGCTGAAGCACAAGTTTCTGCTGCGAAAGCTCAAGTAACGAATGCAAATGTAGATCTTGGTTATTCTACAATCCGCTCACCAATTTCTGGTCAATCTGGACGTTCTTCTGTAACAGCTGGTGCTTTAGTTACAGCAAACCAAACTGATCCTTTAGTGACGATTCAACAGTTAGATCCAATCTATGTTGATATTAACCAGTCTAGTGCCGAGTTATTACGTTTACGCCAACAACTCAGCAAAGGCAGTTTAAACAACAGTAACAACACGAAAGTGAAGTTGAAGCTTGAAGATGGTTCGACTTATCCAATCGAAGGACAACTTGCTTTCTCTGATGCTTCTGTAAATCAGGATACAGGAACGATTACTTTACGTGCCGTATTCTCGAACCCGAACCATCTGTTACTTCCGGGTATGTACACAACTGCGCAGATTGTTCAAGGTGTAGTTCCAAATGCTTATCTGATTCCTCAAGCCGCAATTACGCGTTTACCGACAGGTCAAGCTGTAGCAATGCTTGTTAATGCTAAAGGCGCTGTTGAGAGTCGTCCTGTTGAAACCTCTGGTGTTCAAGGACAAAACTGGATTGTGACTAATGGTCTCAAAGCTGGTGAAAAAGTGATTGTTGATGGTGTTGCCAAAGTTAAAGAAGGGCAAGAAGTGTCAGCAAAACCTTACCAAGCTCAACCAGCGAATCCTCAAGGTGCAGCTCCAAATGCTACAAAACCGGCTCAATCAGGTAAACCTCAAGCAGAACAGAAAGCATCTAATGCATAA
- a CDS encoding phosphatase PAP2 family protein, whose protein sequence is MPYLLLFIGCIFLGLGVLGLFVPRLQSLDLLSVQILSEYRSEYLNSITIFLARIGGMPFVLFLSFLVCIYQAWYKKYITVIFISAGVLGSITMGWLLKWCVDRPRPPQVYHIVESYGASFPSAHSVYASTLACLAMIMLCHKPNINSPYIILISCLWFICMGLSRIYAGVHFPTDVLAGWGIGFIWIALLWLWLLQTQSRLSKKQIYF, encoded by the coding sequence ATGCCCTATTTGTTGCTTTTTATTGGTTGTATTTTTTTAGGATTAGGTGTTCTTGGTCTTTTTGTACCAAGACTTCAGTCTTTGGATCTTCTCAGCGTTCAAATATTGAGTGAATATCGTTCAGAATATCTTAACTCTATTACGATCTTCCTAGCACGGATAGGCGGTATGCCTTTTGTACTTTTTTTATCCTTTCTGGTGTGTATATATCAGGCATGGTATAAAAAATATATTACTGTTATTTTCATTAGCGCGGGAGTTCTTGGCAGTATCACCATGGGTTGGCTGCTCAAGTGGTGTGTTGATCGCCCAAGACCCCCGCAGGTATATCATATTGTCGAAAGTTACGGTGCATCGTTCCCAAGTGCACACAGTGTTTATGCATCAACACTGGCTTGTCTGGCAATGATAATGTTATGCCATAAGCCCAACATTAACTCTCCTTATATCATTTTGATTTCTTGCCTTTGGTTTATCTGCATGGGGCTTTCAAGAATATATGCTGGAGTTCATTTTCCAACAGATGTACTCGCCGGTTGGGGCATAGGTTTTATTTGGATTGCACTGCTTTGGCTCTGGTTATTACAAACACAAAGTAGGTTAAGTAAAAAACAAATATATTTTTAG
- a CDS encoding site-specific recombinase — MHINFSDLFLKIQKQLEDSQAVIDENLLIELVNAIRPSDPQNTDEIKQKIQAFIESLLRTPTAPFLLQTFLLRLINRYKQVSLYADSGILSLDGFWNQLGQRLGAHFLPLIEDASQLKILIGRIFYLESDKIWLNNIDEEDWANLFGLIGQSQSNVDEKLVIQSEMIKAITVLSYRISGIGLYPEFINAQPELTEYESPFLVQNREIVEFIEKYKKQELFEHEIAVTSPPDASQAFVMLEQCRDVVLKIRRATKRIGVSLSLTYLLSLLEQCLDRIELLLYLVVDNTKGKYVSLGHLISDLTKAHYSEKSVRSLLSTTSELIAFQVTENASRTGEHYVSTDTKGFWGMYKAAAGAGVIIACMASLKILAARMTMAPLMQAFTFSMNYSLGFILIHVLHFTVATKQPAMTAAALAATVQQRKGSKTAQIAELAALIINIIRTQFIAILGNISIAIPTAALITFAWQFYLDEPLLTHTKATYLLHSLNPFTSLAVPHAAIAGVCLFLSGLIAGYFDNLAVYRKVGPRLRAHRRLANWFGQDRLNRFAEYIERNLGALAGNFLFGIMLGSMGTIGFILGLPLDIRHIAFASANFIQGLMTINGSPDIGLIIVSFLGVLCIGLTNLFVSFTLTIIVALRARRVRFEQWKPLAKLVMTHFLTRPSDFFWPPKQPLELEENTTTNNGKKIEH; from the coding sequence ATGCATATAAATTTTTCAGATCTTTTTTTAAAAATACAGAAACAGCTTGAGGATTCTCAAGCTGTCATTGACGAAAATCTACTTATTGAGTTAGTCAATGCTATTCGTCCATCCGATCCTCAAAATACGGATGAGATAAAGCAAAAAATACAGGCTTTCATTGAAAGCCTATTACGCACACCTACAGCACCCTTCCTGCTACAAACTTTTTTATTACGTCTAATTAATCGCTATAAACAAGTCAGCTTATATGCTGATAGCGGAATTTTGTCTTTAGATGGTTTCTGGAACCAGCTAGGACAAAGACTCGGAGCACATTTTTTACCGTTAATCGAAGATGCAAGCCAACTCAAAATATTAATTGGTAGAATTTTCTATTTAGAAAGTGACAAAATTTGGCTCAATAATATTGATGAGGAAGATTGGGCAAATCTATTTGGTCTTATTGGACAAAGCCAAAGTAATGTAGATGAAAAGCTTGTCATTCAAAGTGAAATGATTAAAGCGATTACCGTTTTATCTTATCGAATTAGTGGAATTGGTCTTTACCCCGAATTTATTAATGCTCAACCGGAATTAACTGAATATGAATCACCATTTTTAGTTCAAAACCGTGAAATTGTTGAGTTTATCGAGAAGTACAAAAAACAAGAACTTTTTGAACATGAAATTGCGGTGACTTCCCCTCCGGATGCATCACAAGCATTTGTTATGTTGGAACAGTGTCGGGATGTGGTTTTAAAAATTCGCCGTGCTACCAAAAGAATTGGGGTCAGCTTAAGTTTGACTTACTTATTGTCATTACTTGAGCAGTGCCTCGATCGAATTGAATTACTGCTTTATTTGGTTGTAGATAACACTAAAGGAAAATATGTCTCTTTAGGACATCTGATTTCCGATTTAACCAAGGCGCACTATAGTGAAAAAAGTGTTCGCTCTTTATTAAGTACAACAAGTGAACTTATTGCTTTTCAAGTAACTGAAAATGCCAGCCGAACAGGTGAACATTATGTAAGTACTGATACCAAAGGCTTTTGGGGCATGTATAAAGCTGCTGCTGGAGCGGGTGTCATTATTGCCTGTATGGCATCTTTAAAAATTCTTGCAGCAAGAATGACAATGGCTCCGCTAATGCAGGCCTTTACTTTCAGTATGAATTATTCTCTAGGATTCATTCTGATTCATGTACTGCATTTCACAGTTGCAACCAAACAACCTGCAATGACAGCTGCGGCCCTCGCAGCCACTGTGCAACAGCGTAAAGGCTCTAAAACAGCTCAAATTGCAGAGTTAGCAGCCCTGATTATTAATATTATTCGAACACAATTCATTGCTATTTTAGGCAATATTTCAATTGCGATTCCTACTGCTGCACTCATTACATTTGCTTGGCAGTTCTATCTTGATGAGCCCTTGTTAACTCATACTAAAGCAACGTATTTGTTGCACAGCTTAAACCCCTTCACTTCATTAGCAGTTCCACATGCAGCGATTGCCGGAGTGTGTTTGTTTTTGTCGGGTCTCATTGCTGGATACTTCGATAACCTAGCTGTTTACCGAAAAGTCGGTCCACGCCTAAGAGCACATCGTCGCTTAGCCAACTGGTTTGGGCAAGATCGCCTCAACCGTTTTGCTGAATATATTGAGCGCAATTTAGGAGCATTAGCGGGTAACTTCTTATTCGGGATTATGTTAGGAAGCATGGGGACCATAGGGTTTATTTTAGGTTTACCTTTAGATATCCGTCATATTGCCTTTGCTTCGGCCAACTTTATTCAAGGTTTAATGACCATTAACGGCAGTCCAGACATCGGACTGATTATCGTATCCTTTCTAGGCGTGTTATGTATTGGTCTCACTAACTTATTCGTTAGTTTCACTTTAACGATTATTGTGGCTCTACGTGCACGTCGTGTTCGCTTCGAACAATGGAAACCTTTAGCCAAACTCGTTATGACCCACTTTCTGACTCGTCCAAGTGATTTTTTCTGGCCCCCGAAACAGCCGCTAGAACTTGAAGAAAATACGACTACAAATAATGGAAAAAAGATAGAACATTAA